DNA from Salinispora arenicola:
CCTCGGCCAGCCCGTCGACGGGTGTGAAGGTGCCGGCGGCGGGGGAGACCACGACCCGGAACTGGATGACCGGCTCGTGGCCACCGAGGCCGCTGTGTCGGGCGATCAGGTCCCGCGCGGCGGGCAGGTCGTCCGGGGTGTTGAGAGTGACGATCTCCGGGGCGGCATCGCCCTTCAGTTCTCGTTTGACCAGGCCGGCGAGGGCGCCGGCCGGGGGTAGTTCGATCACTCCGGTCACGCCGAGATCGGCGAGGGTGCGCAGGCACAGGTCCCAGCGGACCGGGGCGGTGATCTGGCGGATCAGCCGCTGCACCATCTCCCGGCCGTGGTTGACGGCGGCGCCGTCGAGGTTCGACAGCAGGATGTGGGTCGGGTCGGCGGGGGTCACGCCGGCTGCGACGGCGGCCAGAGCGGTCTCGGCCGATGCCATGTACGGCGTGTGGAAGGCGCCGGCCACCTTCAGCCGGACGACGCGGGTGCGGGCCGGCGGTTCGGCGGCGAGTTTGTCCAGTCCGGCCAGTGAACCGGCGACGACGATCTGGCCGGCGCCGTTGCGGTTGGCCGGGTGGAGCCCGTGTGCGTCGATCGCGGCGAGCACCTCGTCGGGATCACCACCGAGCATCGCCGCCATCCCGGTTGGCTCCAGCGCGCAGGCGGCTGCCATTTCGCGGCCCCGGACGGCGGCCAGCGTGACTGCGGCCTCCGGGGTGAGGACACCGGCGAGTGACGTCGCGCCCAGCTCACCGACGCTGTGGCCGGCGGTGAGCGTGACGTCGTGCATCGGCAGGTGCTCGGCGGCGAGTAGTGCCGCCGCGACGAGCAGCGGCTGGGTGCGAGCGGTGTCCTTGATCTCGTCGGCGTCCGCGGCCGTGCCGAGGTGTACCAGGTCGACCCCGGCGAGCGCGGACCACCAGCGCAGCCGCGCCTCGGTGCCGGGCAGATCGAGCCAGGGGGTCAGGAAGCCGGGTTTCTGGGAACCCTGGCCGGGGGAGAGTACGGCGAGCACGGGTACGACTCTCCCGGATCCGCGCGGGTAGCGCTGTGCCGCCTTGCACCAAACCGCACTAGTACCTTTGGAGGAATCCTACAAAGACTGACGACGATGGTCGGATTATTGTCGTGTCTCACGAGATATATGAGGTTTTGTCCGATTCGGTGTGAGGGTAACCACCGGGTCGAGCCGGCCGACGGTGAGCGCCACCTGGAGCGCGTACGCGTCCCGGGCCGCGAGCGGGGAGAGCCCGGTCACCTCCGCCACCCGTCGCAGCCGGTACCGCACGGTGTTGGGGTGTACGAACAGCGCCCGGGCCGCGCTCTCCAGGGTGCCGCTGGCGGAGAAGAAGGCGTCCAGGGTCTCCAGCAGTTCCCCGCCGGAGCGGACCAGCGTGGCGTACACGTCGTGCCGCAGCCGGCGGCGCGCCTCGGCGTCCCCGGCGAGCGCCCGTTCCGGTAGCAGGTCGGCTGCGGGGACCGGCCGCGGTGCGGCCGGCCAGGCCGGGGCAGCACGGAACCCGGCGAGCGCGGCCCGGGCGGAGTCGGTGGCCTCGTCCAGGCTCGGCACGGCCGGGCCCACCACGACCGGGCCGGCGCCGAAGGCGTCGAGCAGCTTGCCGGTGGCGGCCACCGGATCGGCCACGCCACCGAGCACGATGACCAGGCGGTCGCCGTGCACCCCGCCGATGACCTCGGCGCCGATCCGCCGGGCCAGCCGGTAGACGGTGTGCAACACGGCGGACACCTCCCCGCCGGGGGACCGCCCCACCGCCACCGCCACCGGCGGCGCGTCCGCCCAGCCCAGTGCCGCCGCCCGGCTGGCCAACACGTCCGGCGAGTCACCCCGCAGCAGCGCGTCCACCAGTAGAGCCTGAAGCCGCGCGTCCCAGGAACCGCGGGACTCGGCGGCCCGCGCGTAGACCCGGGCGGCGGCGAATGCGATCTCCCGGGAGTAGCGCAGCACCACATCCCGCAACTGTGGCTCCTCGCCCGGGGCGGCCAGGTGCGGGACCTGCTCCTCCACCACGTCGATGGTCACCTTGATGAGGGCCACCGTCTGCTGGAGGCTGATGGACCGTGCCAGGGCCTGCGGCGCCGTGGCGAAGACCTCGTCGGAAACCTCCTGGGTGCTGTCGGCGGTGCCGCCGCCGGCGCGGAGCCATTGCACCAGGGAACGGGCGCCTGCCTGCGCCACCAGCATGACCCAGGAGCGCTGGTCGGCCGGGAGTTCGCGGAACCAGGGCAGCGTCTCGTCCATCCGCGCCACGCTGGCCGTGGCGAGCGCCCCCGCCGCCCGCTCGATCCGGCGCAGCGTGGCCGCCAGTTCGGTTCCCGGCTCGCTCACCGCCCTAGCCTGACACGCCGTGAGCTGGGGTGCCGTGCCCGGGTTGGCAATCCCGTGTCGGCTGCCGGCTGGCGCGTCATCGGCACGGGAGTCGGTCGCCTGATCGGCCGGTCCGGCGACGCGTTCCGTCCCCCCGGACACCCGGTGCCGACGAGTGTGGCGATTCTCAAGCTGACCTGGTACGCGCGCTGCACAACCCGTCGGTCCCGGCCAGTACGGTGACAGGGTACGCCGGGGCTGTTCCGGCGGGTGACGGCGAGCGTGAGGAGACCTGGATGGCGCACGGGGAGGCCGAGCGCGGTTGTGCCCAGGACGGGCCCTGCCGGCCGGGCCACCAGGAGTTGCCGGCGACCAAGCACCACCGGCGGCTCGGCGGCGGTACGCCGGGCGAATCCCCGACTGGACACCTGCCGGATCGTGCTGGTGACGATGTCGCAGTGCCGCGACAACGGTCCACCGAGCCGGTCCCGGCGTCGTCGCCGGATCCGGTCCGTGGCTGCCTCAGTGACCTGCCGGGCTGGGCAGGCGCGCACCGGCACGGCCCGGTCCGGCCGCGGTCGCGGGACGGGCGACCGAACCGACCGCCCAGCCGCTGGTGCTGACCGCGTTGACCCGCGCGCGGCACCGAGCCGCGACGGCTGTCAGCGGAACCCGCGACGAGCCTGTCAGCGGGACCGGCGGCGGATCAGCAGCGTGATGCCGGCCAGCCCGAAGCCGATCGTGAGCACGACGGCAACGTTGAGCAGCAACAGCCGCTGTAGTTCGCTGAGGGCCTCATCGATGTCCCGGGTAGGGTTGATCGCATCCTCCGGGATCAACCGCTCGCCGCCACCGGCCCCACCGCCTACTGTGTCCAGCTGCCGTTCCAGCGGTACTCCGACGGTGCGCAGGGTCTCCGACATGGTGAGCCGGCCGAAGAACCAGCCGGCGGTGGCCTTCCGGGAACTCGGCTGTTTGGCCGGTCGGTAGATGCGCGGCCCGCCCGAGGCCTTCGGGTACAGGTCGTAGGCCTGCTTGGGTGTCTCGCCGGTGAACACGACGACGGTGTACTTCGGACCGAGATCCGACTTGTCGGGGTCGGCGCTCGTGCGGGCGTTCGCCAGGAAGCTGACTTGGTCGATGACGGCCGACACCTCGGTCGGATGGGTGTCGGCGCTCAGGCGCAGTGGCTCGGCCATCCCGGCGCCCGTGACTTCCACCCCCGCTGGCGGTGGCGTCGGCCCCGCCGACGCGGATGTGGTCGGGCCGAGCGACAGCACGCCCGCCGCGAGACCACTGGCCACTATGGCGGCTACCCGCCGTACCGTACGGACCATCGCTGCCTCCTCGCCCCCGTTCGATGGATGGCATTGCCGCAGGTTCATGCGCACAAGTCGCCGTGGGCACCCGGACCCGCAGGCCGAATGCCCCTACATCAATAGACTCCGTCGCGCGGCGGTTGACTACACCCTATGGCGAAGAAATTTCAGCCATCTGTGATCCTCCACCGAGGAACCACCGGCAACGTCGGTCGACCCGCGCATTTTACCTTCCCAGCCTGGCATCGGGGTGGCGGGGTTGCCGGATTGGATCAGGGAAGGCGAACCCGGGCGGCACGTAGGCGGGTCAGGGTGCGCTCGCGGCCCAGGACCTCGAGTGACTCGAAGAGTGGGAGGCCGACTCTGCGGCCGGTCACCGCGACCCGAACCGGTGCCTGAGCCTTGCCCAGCTTGAGCCCGTGCTCCGCACCGACCGCCTCCAGTGCCGACTTGGTGGACTCTGCGTCCCACGAGGGTATCGCCGTGAAGGCCGTGATCGCCGCATCGAGCAGGTCGCCGGCTCCCTCCTTCATCGCCTTCGCCCACGCCCCCTCGTCGATCAGTGGCGAGTCGAGGAAGAGGAAGTCCACGTTGGGCACGATCTCACTGAGCACCGCGATCCGGGTCTGTGCCAGCGGTGCCACGGCTGCGAACGTGTCGGCGTCGAACTCGTCGGGCTGCCACGGAGGTGGCGCGATCGTCGCAGTGCCGGTCAACCACGGCTGGCATGCCGCGACGAACTCGGCGACCGGCAGTGCGCGGATGTACTCGCCGTTGAACGCCCGCAGCTTCTTCTCGTCGAAGAACGCCGAGGAGGGATTGACCTGCTCCAGCCGGAACTCCTCCTCGATCACCGACCAGGGCACGATCTCCCGGTCGCCGGACGGGGCCCAGCCGAGCAGCATCAGGTAGTTGCGCATCGCGTCGGCCAGGTACCCCTCGTCGCGGTACGCCTCCAGGGCCACTTTGTCGCGACGCTTGGACAGCTTCTGCCGCTTCTCGTTGACGACGACCGGGACGTGTGCCCACACCGGTGGCTTGACGCCGAGCGCCTCCCAGAGCAGCTGCTGCTTCGGCGTGTTGGGTAGGTGCTCCTCGGCCCGGATCACGTGGGTGATCCCCATGGTCATGTCGTCGACCACGTTGGCGAGCAGGAAGACTGGTGAACCGTCGCTCCGGGCGATGACGAAGTCCTCGATCAGTCGGTTTTCGAAGGTGGGCTCGCCCCGGATCAGGTCGACCACCACGGTTGCGCCCTCGTCCGGGGTCCGGAAGCGCAGGGCGCGGCCAGCGCCGGGGCCCAGATCCCGGTCGCGGCAGAAGCCGTCGTAGCCGCTGTGTGGTGATCCGGTGCGGGCCTGGACCGCCTCCCGGGTGCAGTCGCAGTAGTACGCGCGCCCACCTTCGTGTAGCCGGCTGGCGGCGGTGCGGTGCTCGGCCGCGTACGAGGACTGGAAGTACGGCCCTTCGTAGCTGCCCCGTGCGATGCCGATCCACTCCAACGCGGACAGGATCCCCTCGGTCCACTCGGGCTTGTTGCGGGCTGCGTCGGTGTCCTCGACCCGGAGTACGAACACCCCGCCCCGCTGCTTGGCGAAGATCCAGTTCTGGAGGGCTGAGCGGGCACCCCCGACGTGGAACATTCCGGTTGGGGAGGGGGCGAAGCGCACACGTACCGTCACGTCCCCAAGCCTACGGCCGACGGAGCCGGCGTCCGGCAGGGCCCCTCGCCACCGCGGGCGCCCCTAGCCGGAACTCGTTGGTGAAGGCAAGGGCCTTCGGCGTGTCTTTTGCGCACCTGTCCGTTTACGTCCGAAATTGCGCATAGAGTGCCGATATCGTGGGTTGTCGGCACTGGAGGAAGACGGAAAATGATCCTCGTGGAACGCAGCTCGCACGTGACGGCGCCGATCGAAGCGGTCTGGGGCGTCGTGCAGCGGGCTGAACAGCTACCGGCCTGGCTGGCCGGGGTCCGCGCGGCGGAGGTGCTCTCCGGGGAGGGCTTCGGCCGGCGGCAGCTGGTCCAGGCGGGGCGTGGGACGGCACATGAGGCCGAGGTGATCGCCTACCAGGAGCCGACCCTGATCGGCTGGCGAGAACGCGCCAAAGGCGCCGGTGCCCGAGCGGAGGCGCGCACCGAGATCTACGTCCAGCTCACCCCCGACGAGGCGGAGGGCGGGACGGTCGTGCGGCTGATCGTCGTACGCTGGCCGGCCGGTCCGGTCAAGGCCGCCCTGCTCCGGCTCGGCCTACGTCGGGTCGGCGCCGACCTGGAGGACTCGCTCGCCCGGCTGACCGACCTGGCCGCCGTCGGCTGACCGGGCCCCGTCCTGGCGTCACCCGCTCCGGCGGTGGCCCGAGGTCCCGGCCAGGGATCCGGGTCACCGCCACTTCGCAGTACGCCGGATCGGACCATCGGGACGACGGAGGCCCGGCGCGACAGGTCGCGCCGGGCCTCCGGTGACCGTCGATCAGCTGTCGCCGCCAGTCTCACCGACCGGGGCGGCCCCGATGTCGTCAATGGCGTACTTCTTGGCGGCCTCGGCGGGAACTCCCGCCGGTACCGCGCCGCGGAGGGCGAGCTGCCGCAGCGTGGCGACCACGATCGACTCGGCGTCCACGTGGAAGTAGCGGCGCAGTGCGTGCCGTGTGTCGGACTTGCCGAACCCGCAGGTGCCGAGCGAGGTGTAGTCGCCGGGTACCCAACGGGCGATCAGATCCGGCACCGCGCGCATCCAGTCACTGACCGCGACCTTCGGACCATCGGCGTCGGCCAGCTTTGTCGTCACGTACGGCACCCGCTGCTCACCCGTCGGGTTGAGCAGATTGTGCTCCTCCGCGTCGACCGCGTCCCGGCGTAGCTCCGTCCAGGAGGTGACTG
Protein-coding regions in this window:
- a CDS encoding acyltransferase domain-containing protein — translated: MLAVLSPGQGSQKPGFLTPWLDLPGTEARLRWWSALAGVDLVHLGTAADADEIKDTARTQPLLVAAALLAAEHLPMHDVTLTAGHSVGELGATSLAGVLTPEAAVTLAAVRGREMAAACALEPTGMAAMLGGDPDEVLAAIDAHGLHPANRNGAGQIVVAGSLAGLDKLAAEPPARTRVVRLKVAGAFHTPYMASAETALAAVAAGVTPADPTHILLSNLDGAAVNHGREMVQRLIRQITAPVRWDLCLRTLADLGVTGVIELPPAGALAGLVKRELKGDAAPEIVTLNTPDDLPAARDLIARHSGLGGHEPVIQFRVVVSPAAGTFTPVDGLAEGVDLRAGQIIGHIATRQGSVEVTAHDSGLLTEWLAHHDDPVAPGQPLARIGGHT
- a CDS encoding PucR family transcriptional regulator, whose protein sequence is MSGGTERVAGPADQATDSRADDAPAGSRHGIANPGTAPQLTACQARAVSEPGTELAATLRRIERAAGALATASVARMDETLPWFRELPADQRSWVMLVAQAGARSLVQWLRAGGGTADSTQEVSDEVFATAPQALARSISLQQTVALIKVTIDVVEEQVPHLAAPGEEPQLRDVVLRYSREIAFAAARVYARAAESRGSWDARLQALLVDALLRGDSPDVLASRAAALGWADAPPVAVAVGRSPGGEVSAVLHTVYRLARRIGAEVIGGVHGDRLVIVLGGVADPVAATGKLLDAFGAGPVVVGPAVPSLDEATDSARAALAGFRAAPAWPAAPRPVPAADLLPERALAGDAEARRRLRHDVYATLVRSGGELLETLDAFFSASGTLESAARALFVHPNTVRYRLRRVAEVTGLSPLAARDAYALQVALTVGRLDPVVTLTPNRTKPHISRETRQ
- the gltX gene encoding glutamate--tRNA ligase; translated protein: MTVRVRFAPSPTGMFHVGGARSALQNWIFAKQRGGVFVLRVEDTDAARNKPEWTEGILSALEWIGIARGSYEGPYFQSSYAAEHRTAASRLHEGGRAYYCDCTREAVQARTGSPHSGYDGFCRDRDLGPGAGRALRFRTPDEGATVVVDLIRGEPTFENRLIEDFVIARSDGSPVFLLANVVDDMTMGITHVIRAEEHLPNTPKQQLLWEALGVKPPVWAHVPVVVNEKRQKLSKRRDKVALEAYRDEGYLADAMRNYLMLLGWAPSGDREIVPWSVIEEEFRLEQVNPSSAFFDEKKLRAFNGEYIRALPVAEFVAACQPWLTGTATIAPPPWQPDEFDADTFAAVAPLAQTRIAVLSEIVPNVDFLFLDSPLIDEGAWAKAMKEGAGDLLDAAITAFTAIPSWDAESTKSALEAVGAEHGLKLGKAQAPVRVAVTGRRVGLPLFESLEVLGRERTLTRLRAARVRLP
- a CDS encoding SRPBCC family protein codes for the protein MILVERSSHVTAPIEAVWGVVQRAEQLPAWLAGVRAAEVLSGEGFGRRQLVQAGRGTAHEAEVIAYQEPTLIGWRERAKGAGARAEARTEIYVQLTPDEAEGGTVVRLIVVRWPAGPVKAALLRLGLRRVGADLEDSLARLTDLAAVG